In one window of Lytechinus pictus isolate F3 Inbred chromosome 19, Lp3.0, whole genome shotgun sequence DNA:
- the LOC129282477 gene encoding trypsin-2-like, whose protein sequence is MLKAIVLLSCVAAALADCGIPAIQPVNSFIVGGDAATPGAWPWQVGIQKNYLIGGGGYHMCGGTLINDQWIVSAAHCFYRWKRLSDYTMTLGSHDRDAIDETQVNAKLGGIFVHENYDTRNLDNDIALLKLESPVTFTDYISEACVAQTDYEAETMCVVTGWGDQETAIDQTELQEVYVPIIDNAVCNRASWYNGEVTDNMICAGYSTGGKDSCQGDSGGPFMCRNSAGAWELTGVVSWGYGCADPLNPGVYARVTRYNDWINGIISNN, encoded by the exons ATGTTGAAGGCTATCGTACTTCTTTCCTGTGTTGCCGCTGCGCTGGCTG ACTGCGGTATTCCCGCCATCCAGCCAGTCAACTCCTTCATCGTCGGAGGCGATGCCGCCACTCCCGGCGCCTGGCCGTGGCAGGTCGGTATCCAGAAGAATTACCTCATTGGCGGAGGCGGATATCACATGTGTGGAGGCACCCTGATCAACGACCAGTGGATCGTATCTGCTGCCCACTGCTTCTA CCGCTGGAAGAGACTTTCAGACTACACCATGACTCTTGGCTCCCACGACCGCGACGCCATTGACGAAACCCAAGTCAACGCCAAGCTCGGCGGCATCTTCGTCCACGAGAACTACGACACCAGGAACCTCGACAACGACATCGCTCTCTTGAAGCTGGAGAGCCCCGTCACCTTCACCGACTACATCAGCGAGGCCTGCGTTGCCCAGACCGACTACGAAGCCGAAACCATGTGCGTCGTCACTGGATGGGGAGACCAAGAAA CTGCCATTGACCAGACCGAGCTCCAAGAAGTCTACGTCCCCATTATCGATAACGCAGTGTGCAACCGCGCCTCATGGTACAACGGTGAAGTCACTGACAATATGATCTGCGCTGGATACTCCACCGGAGGCAAAGACTCTTGCCAG GGAGATAGCGGTGGACCATTCATGTGCAGGAACAGCGCCGGTGCCTGGGAATTGACTGGTGTCGTCAGCTGGGGATACGGTTGCGCTGATCCCCTCAACCCAGGAGTATACGCCAGGGTTACACGATACAACGACTGGATCAACGGAATCATCTCAAACAACTAA